The genomic window ATGCCGAATAGGTCCCTGCAGCCGCCGAATGAGCATGAGAAAGCTTGGCCTGCGGGGTGTAGATCGTCTTCCAGCCTCTGAGGCGTGCCCTCCATCCGAGATCGGTATCATCGGCGTACATGAAAAAATCTTCGTCAAAGTACTCATTTCCCACCTTTATATCTTCCAGCATGCTCTTGCGGGCCATGAGGCAGCACCCGGAAGCAAAGAAGACTTCTTCTTCCCTGCTGTAAAAGTCTGCCCGTTCCAGCCTGCCGCGTCCAATCGAAAGCCCGTCCCGAAACACCACAATACCTGCTGCATCGAGCACATCGCCGGGTGACTCCAGGTATATTTTGGAAGCAGCGGCACCGTACGCAGGGTCTTTGTCTATTGCTCTCTTCATTGCTGTTATGCATGAGCGTTCCAGTTCTGTATCATTGTTCATGATGACGACATACTCGCCCTCCATGAACCGTATGCCGATATTATTAGCCGCCGAATAGCCTACATTTCTGCCGTTCTCGACCAGAAGAACCTCTTTATATTTCTCTTTGACGATCGCGAGTGATCCATCCACGGAACCGTTATCAACAACGATAATCTGCAGATGAGCGTAGTCCTGGGCCAGGACGCTGTCTATGCAGCGCTCGATCCAAGCCTTGCCATTAAAATTCAGAATGATCACTGAAACAAGTTCGTCCATCCCCAAGCCCATTGACTCTTATCGAGACTCTATTTGTCCTGCAGGTTCCGCAAACCTACGTCGTAAAGAAGCCTCATCTATAAGCCGAAATAGCCTGCCTTTATATATATCGTATCCTGTCAAAAGACAACCAAAAATAGGTTCCACGGGCAAGCCCGTGGTACCCAGAGCACGTGTTCGCGCGGGAGTTGTCATACACTCTCCGCTTGAAAGCTGAGGTAATCAGTTTAACTTCTACCCCTCAAGCTTCTGCCAGGCCCGGTCGATAACAAGGACGAACCTGAAAAGGGCAAACCATCCGAAAGGGTGGGACGCAAAGCCACTGGCCTAAGTTCCGCAACGGTGCGGGATACGGTAGCAGGGTTGCCGGGCGAATGCAGCACCTGCTTGTGCTCGCCTTCGCAGGGCCCAATTGAATAGCCCAGGAGGGTGCTGCAATGACTGCCAAAGCCACTCCGTCCAGTCTCGTATCTTTCTTACGGTTTCTTCTTACTGCCCTGTTAGTTCTTGTCGTGTCAACGCCTCTGTTTTCCGGGAGAGGCTCCTGCGCACAGGTAACTCTCGCGTGGGACCCATGCAATGCTGCGGATCTGGGCGGCTACAAGCTCT from Syntrophorhabdales bacterium includes these protein-coding regions:
- a CDS encoding glycosyltransferase family 2 protein; this encodes MDELVSVIILNFNGKAWIERCIDSVLAQDYAHLQIIVVDNGSVDGSLAIVKEKYKEVLLVENGRNVGYSAANNIGIRFMEGEYVVIMNNDTELERSCITAMKRAIDKDPAYGAAASKIYLESPGDVLDAAGIVVFRDGLSIGRGRLERADFYSREEEVFFASGCCLMARKSMLEDIKVGNEYFDEDFFMYADDTDLGWRARLRGWKTIYTPQAKLSHAHSAAAGTYSALKAFHVERNRIWITVKYFPFDLLLYSQVYTLQRYVFQAYAAMTGKGASGAFAREHSKPKLLSVLGKVYAAAIQGLPKMLAKRKEIQPRRLISSHDMQTLMTLYGISAKEIALKG